One Aphidius gifuensis isolate YNYX2018 linkage group LG3, ASM1490517v1, whole genome shotgun sequence DNA window includes the following coding sequences:
- the LOC122853120 gene encoding transcriptional repressor CTCF-like isoform X2 yields the protein MTTNATTIKLEENQESVTEIQSYIQTFKEIEGAQGEQLHHVLEPVEGITGGEEGGSYFVDETGQYYYQSNSDDPPVMTQVQIEEIDEVDENQQGQYEVVEELENLGTVNNDGKLEMNGNGDSNSGYQSVTIVPNEGNSNEVSYIVVVKPNPDDETIENQDNPDNEDNQDLTVYDFEDNDGEGNNDEEVDGDKTKVVKYTPKKTQAVSHMCNYCNYTSPKRYLLSRHMKSHSEERPHKCSVCERGFKTLASLQNHINTHTGTKPHRCKYCNSAFTTSGELVRHVRYRHTHEKPHKCTECDYASVELSKLKRHIRCHTGERPYQCPHCTYASPDTFKLKRHLRIHTGEKPYGCDICKARFTQSNSLKAHKLVHNIGDKPIFQCELCPTTCGRKTDLRIHVQKLHTSDKPLKCKRCGKTFPDRYSFKLHNKTHEGEKCFKCELCPYASISARHLESHMLIHTDQKPYQCDHCYQSFRQKQLLKRHCNLYHNPTYTPPAPQEKTHQCPECERSFRHKGNLIRHMAVHDPESSLQEKNKALKIGRQKKIQIIDGQRVEVMTGYEDEEEEEEEEEEDEDEMMAVEGSDGQQYVVLEVIQLADNQGTQQMAVDGEFMMQDPLSEEHATILGDIEEEEEEEEELELEGEQVEDIKYVLEESKTTKNEENSKHREDVETCFGFDGEDEENEDE from the exons atgacgacAAACGCAACGACAATTAAGTTGGAGGAGAATCAAGAGTCTGTTACAGAAATACAAAGTTATATTCAAACATTTAAAGAAATTGAAGGAGCTCAAGGTGAACAACTTCATCATGTTC TTGAACCAGTTGAAGGTATAACAGGAGGTGAAGAAGGTGGTTCATATTTTGTCGATGAAACaggacaatattattatcaatcaaattCTGATGATCCACCAGTTATGACACAAGTACAAATTGAAGAAATTGATGAAGTTGATGAAAATCAACAAGGACAATATGAAGTTGTTGAAGAATTAGAAAATCTTGGTACAGTTAATAATGATGGAAAATTAGAAATGAATGGAAATGGTGATTCAAATTCTGGCTATCAATCAGTAACAATTGTACCAAATGAAGGAAATTCAAATGAAGTATcatatattgttgttgttaaaccAAATCCAGATGatgaaacaattgaaaatcaaGATAATCCAGATAATGAAGATAATCAAGATTTAACAGTTTATGATTTTGAAGATAATGATGGTGAAggtaataatgatgaagaagTTGATGGTGATAAAACAAAAGTTGTTAAATATACACCAAAAAAAACACAAGCAGTATCACATATgtgtaattattgtaattatacaAGTccaaaaagatatttattatcacGTCATATGAAATCACATTCTGAAGAAAGACCACATAAATGTAGTGTTTGTGAAAGAGGTTTTAAAACATTAGCATCATTacaaaatcatattaataCACATACTGGTACTAAACCACATAGATGTAAATATTGTAACAGTGCATTTACAACATCAg gTGAACTTGTTAGACATGTTAGATATCGTCATACACATGAAAAACCACATAAATGTACAGAATGTGATTATGCATctgttgaattatcaaaattaaaaagacaCATTAGATGTCATACTGGTGAACGTCCATATCAATGTCCACATTGTACATATGCAAGTCCAGATACATTTAAACTTAAACGTCATTTACGTATTCATACTGGTGAAAAACCATACGGATGTGATATTTGTAAAGCAAGATTTACACAATCAAATAGTTTAAAAGCTCATAAACTTGTTCACAATA ttGGTGATAAGCCAATATTTCAATGTGAATTATGTCCAACAACATGTGGACGTAAAACAGATCTTAGAATTCATGTACAAAAACTTCATACATCAGATAAACCATTAAAATGTAAACGTTGTGGTAAAACATTTCCTGATAGATACAGTTTTAAGTTACATAATAAAACTCATGAAGgtgaaaaatgttttaaatgtgAATTGTGTCCATATGCATCAATATCAGCAAGACATTTAGAAAGTCATATGTTAATACATACTGATCAAAAACCATATCAATGTGATCATTGTTATCAATCATTTagacaaaaacaattattaaaaagacatTGTAATTTATATCATAATCCAACATATACACCACCAGCACCACAAGAAAAAACTCATCAATGTCCAGAATGTGAACGTTCATTTAGACATAAAGGTAATTTAATAAGACACATGGCTGTACATGATCCAGAATCAtcattacaagaaaaaaataaagcattaaaaattggtagacaaaagaaaattcaaattattgatGGACAAAGAGTTGAAGTTATGACTGGTTACGAGGATGAAGAGGAagaggaagaagaagaagaagaagatgaagatgaaatgATGGCTGTTGAAGGAAGTGATGGACAACAGTATGTTGTACTTGAAGTTATTCAGCTTGCTGATAATCAAGGAACAcaacaa atggCTGTTGATGGTGAATTTATGATGCAAGATCCATTGAGCGAAGAACATGCAACAATACTTGGGGatattgaagaagaagaagaggaaGAAGAAGAATTAGAATTAGAAGGAGAACAAGTGGAAGATATTAAATACGTACTTGAAGAAAGTAAAACAactaaaaatgaagaaaattcaaaacatCGTGAAGATGTTGAAACTTGTTTTGGTTTTGATggg GAAGATGAGGAAAAtgaagatgaataa
- the LOC122853120 gene encoding transcriptional repressor CTCF-like isoform X1 has translation MTTNATTIKLEENQESVTEIQSYIQTFKEIEGAQGEQLHHVLEPVEGITGGEEGGSYFVDETGQYYYQSNSDDPPVMTQVQIEEIDEVDENQQGQYEVVEELENLGTVNNDGKLEMNGNGDSNSGYQSVTIVPNEGNSNEVSYIVVVKPNPDDETIENQDNPDNEDNQDLTVYDFEDNDGEGNNDEEVDGDKTKVVKYTPKKTQAVSHMCNYCNYTSPKRYLLSRHMKSHSEERPHKCSVCERGFKTLASLQNHINTHTGTKPHRCKYCNSAFTTSGELVRHVRYRHTHEKPHKCTECDYASVELSKLKRHIRCHTGERPYQCPHCTYASPDTFKLKRHLRIHTGEKPYGCDICKARFTQSNSLKAHKLVHNIGDKPIFQCELCPTTCGRKTDLRIHVQKLHTSDKPLKCKRCGKTFPDRYSFKLHNKTHEGEKCFKCELCPYASISARHLESHMLIHTDQKPYQCDHCYQSFRQKQLLKRHCNLYHNPTYTPPAPQEKTHQCPECERSFRHKGNLIRHMAVHDPESSLQEKNKALKIGRQKKIQIIDGQRVEVMTGYEDEEEEEEEEEEDEDEMMAVEGSDGQQYVVLEVIQLADNQGTQQMAVDGEFMMQDPLSEEHATILGDIEEEEEEEEELELEGEQVEDIKYVLEESKTTKNEENSKHREDVETCFGFDGEEDEENEDE, from the exons atgacgacAAACGCAACGACAATTAAGTTGGAGGAGAATCAAGAGTCTGTTACAGAAATACAAAGTTATATTCAAACATTTAAAGAAATTGAAGGAGCTCAAGGTGAACAACTTCATCATGTTC TTGAACCAGTTGAAGGTATAACAGGAGGTGAAGAAGGTGGTTCATATTTTGTCGATGAAACaggacaatattattatcaatcaaattCTGATGATCCACCAGTTATGACACAAGTACAAATTGAAGAAATTGATGAAGTTGATGAAAATCAACAAGGACAATATGAAGTTGTTGAAGAATTAGAAAATCTTGGTACAGTTAATAATGATGGAAAATTAGAAATGAATGGAAATGGTGATTCAAATTCTGGCTATCAATCAGTAACAATTGTACCAAATGAAGGAAATTCAAATGAAGTATcatatattgttgttgttaaaccAAATCCAGATGatgaaacaattgaaaatcaaGATAATCCAGATAATGAAGATAATCAAGATTTAACAGTTTATGATTTTGAAGATAATGATGGTGAAggtaataatgatgaagaagTTGATGGTGATAAAACAAAAGTTGTTAAATATACACCAAAAAAAACACAAGCAGTATCACATATgtgtaattattgtaattatacaAGTccaaaaagatatttattatcacGTCATATGAAATCACATTCTGAAGAAAGACCACATAAATGTAGTGTTTGTGAAAGAGGTTTTAAAACATTAGCATCATTacaaaatcatattaataCACATACTGGTACTAAACCACATAGATGTAAATATTGTAACAGTGCATTTACAACATCAg gTGAACTTGTTAGACATGTTAGATATCGTCATACACATGAAAAACCACATAAATGTACAGAATGTGATTATGCATctgttgaattatcaaaattaaaaagacaCATTAGATGTCATACTGGTGAACGTCCATATCAATGTCCACATTGTACATATGCAAGTCCAGATACATTTAAACTTAAACGTCATTTACGTATTCATACTGGTGAAAAACCATACGGATGTGATATTTGTAAAGCAAGATTTACACAATCAAATAGTTTAAAAGCTCATAAACTTGTTCACAATA ttGGTGATAAGCCAATATTTCAATGTGAATTATGTCCAACAACATGTGGACGTAAAACAGATCTTAGAATTCATGTACAAAAACTTCATACATCAGATAAACCATTAAAATGTAAACGTTGTGGTAAAACATTTCCTGATAGATACAGTTTTAAGTTACATAATAAAACTCATGAAGgtgaaaaatgttttaaatgtgAATTGTGTCCATATGCATCAATATCAGCAAGACATTTAGAAAGTCATATGTTAATACATACTGATCAAAAACCATATCAATGTGATCATTGTTATCAATCATTTagacaaaaacaattattaaaaagacatTGTAATTTATATCATAATCCAACATATACACCACCAGCACCACAAGAAAAAACTCATCAATGTCCAGAATGTGAACGTTCATTTAGACATAAAGGTAATTTAATAAGACACATGGCTGTACATGATCCAGAATCAtcattacaagaaaaaaataaagcattaaaaattggtagacaaaagaaaattcaaattattgatGGACAAAGAGTTGAAGTTATGACTGGTTACGAGGATGAAGAGGAagaggaagaagaagaagaagaagatgaagatgaaatgATGGCTGTTGAAGGAAGTGATGGACAACAGTATGTTGTACTTGAAGTTATTCAGCTTGCTGATAATCAAGGAACAcaacaa atggCTGTTGATGGTGAATTTATGATGCAAGATCCATTGAGCGAAGAACATGCAACAATACTTGGGGatattgaagaagaagaagaggaaGAAGAAGAATTAGAATTAGAAGGAGAACAAGTGGAAGATATTAAATACGTACTTGAAGAAAGTAAAACAactaaaaatgaagaaaattcaaaacatCGTGAAGATGTTGAAACTTGTTTTGGTTTTGATggg gAAGAAGATGAGGAAAAtgaagatgaataa
- the LOC122853123 gene encoding uncharacterized protein LOC122853123 isoform X1, with the protein MSSRSSNPGKSIISKSDSQNIEKRLKINSSTPANNKQIKESPVARFKTGGTTIEVTVKTQDHIESPKMLNSKKINDKKDSINLHNNNTNWNQIFSEQTRNTLRGIHQNPQTSRSQSSKTSRLCTSTQATDAKKQFDKSTSHKSYHPRIDKLIDTIPQKLPASSSSSASSNYSAIKVIDSSQPITVFDKGIQCGGIFDYSSGNLSIFNPVRTLGFLMKELELYVHDDKANKILTEMEQALLRIPTEPGKITPEDLEAITMRNNLEIITTKLAEKSKQMEKMYEALVKDKERLVQQTREQSYLLDQANRRENELEYLIKKLKCDLNDANNIIKNEQNNKKKINDLQDVIKKMELIQNQLKNDLHEQNENSQQAYFDVQYLKLEKEKLSAMSSFKDSQLIDHRKAIKSLQNLIHNQLLTLSKESSLDDKFDSNHDASTVIRGQGLASSSHVSPENSVPPVTWREGSQLSISSVNSKLDNKNDDDHADINELTLKPVPLKDESVQTLENLLNESGGERFKEKTHLEFTSFAGEEISHSTSAFIRNHDDTVYKNLDDIDKSNKRNSINYNIDKILSNIQTTLDEKKMKHKKKSPKKPTTNYRRLDNEKIFIDNYDDEKPRKDVQTIFENARINNKFNVRVPSPLRQYPDPNWTDSSLPTMSIAESNIV; encoded by the exons atgagtaGTCGATCAAGTAATCCAggaaaatcaataattagtaAAAGTGATtcacaaaatattgaaaaaagattgaaaataaattcatcaactcCCGCCAATAACAAACAG ATAAAAGAATCACCTGTTGCTCGTTTTAAAACTGGTGGTACAACAATTGAGGTTACAGTTAAAACACAAGATCATATTGAATCaccaaaaatgttaaatagtaaaaaaattaacgataaaaaagattcaataaatttacacaataataacacaaattGGAATCAAATATTTTCAGAACAAACAAGAAATACATTAAGAGGTATACATCAAAATCCACAAACATCAAGAAGTCAATCATCAAAAACATCAAGATTATGTACATCAACACAAGCAACAGatgcaaaaaaacaatttgacaaAAGTACATCACATAAATCTTATCATCCTCGAATTGATAAACTTATTGATACAATACCACAAAAGCtaccagcatcatcatcatcatcagcatcatcaaatTATTCAGCAATAAAAGTAATTGATAGCTCACAGCCAATAACTGTATTTGACAAAGGTATACAATGTGGTGGTATATTTGATTATTCATCTGGTAATTTAAGTATTTTCAATCCAGTAAGAACACTTGGTTTTTTAATGAAAGAATTAGAACTTTATGTACATGATGataaagcaaataaaattttaactgaaATGGAACAAGCTCTTCTAAGAATACCAACTGAACCAGGTAAAATAACACCAGAGGATCTAGAAGCAATAACAATgagaaataatttagaaataataacaacaaagcTAGCtgaaaaaagtaaacaaatggaaaaaatgtaTGAAGCACTTGTTAAAGATAAAGAAAGACTTGTTCAACAAACACGTGAACAATCATATCTTCTTGATCAAGCAAATAGACGTGAAAAtgaacttgaatatttaattaaaaaacttaaatgtGATTTAAATGatgcaaataatattattaaaaatgaacaaaataataaaaaaaaaattaatgatcttcaagatgttattaaaaaaatggaattaatacaaaatcaattaaaaaatgatttacatgaacaaaatgaaaattcacaaCAAGCATATTTTGATGTACAATAtcttaaattagaaaaagaaaaactttcaGCAATGTCATCATTTAAAGATTCACAACTTATTGATCATCGTAAAGCCATcaa aagtTTACAAAATCTTATTCACAATCAGCTGTTAACATTATCAAAAGAAAGTtcacttgatgataaatttgacAGTAATCATGATGCTTCAACAGTAATACGTGGTCAAGGTttagcatcatcatcacatgTATCACCAGAAAATTCAGTACCACCAGTAACATGGCGTGAAGGTTCACAGCTATCAATTTCAAGTGTTAATTCAAAattggataataaaaatgacgaTGATCATGCAGATATAAATGAACTGACATTAAAACCAGTACCATTAAAAGACGAATCAGTACaaacacttgaaaatttattaaatgaatctGGTGGTGAACGGTTTAAAGAAAAAACTCATTTAGAATTTACAAGTTTTGCTGGTGAAGAAATATCACATTCAACTTCAGCTTTTATACGTAATCATGATGATacagtttataaaaatttagatgacattgataaaagtaataaacgaaacagtattaattataatattgataaaattttgtcaaatataCAAACGacacttgatgaaaaaaaaatgaaacataaaaaaaaatcaccaaaaaaaCCAACGACAAATTATCGACGtttagataatgaaaaaatatttattgataattatgatgatgaaaaaccaCGTAAAGACGTACaaacaatatttgaaaatgcaagaattaataataaatttaatgttagAGTTCCAAGTCCATTACGACAATATCCAGATCCAAATTGGACTGATAGCTCTTTGCCAACAATGAGTATAGCTGaatcaaatattgtttaa
- the LOC122853123 gene encoding uncharacterized protein LOC122853123 isoform X2, which yields MSSRSSNPGKSIISKSDSQNIEKRLKINSSTPANNKQIKESPVARFKTGGTTIEVTVKTQDHIESPKMLNKQTRNTLRGIHQNPQTSRSQSSKTSRLCTSTQATDAKKQFDKSTSHKSYHPRIDKLIDTIPQKLPASSSSSASSNYSAIKVIDSSQPITVFDKGIQCGGIFDYSSGNLSIFNPVRTLGFLMKELELYVHDDKANKILTEMEQALLRIPTEPGKITPEDLEAITMRNNLEIITTKLAEKSKQMEKMYEALVKDKERLVQQTREQSYLLDQANRRENELEYLIKKLKCDLNDANNIIKNEQNNKKKINDLQDVIKKMELIQNQLKNDLHEQNENSQQAYFDVQYLKLEKEKLSAMSSFKDSQLIDHRKAIKSLQNLIHNQLLTLSKESSLDDKFDSNHDASTVIRGQGLASSSHVSPENSVPPVTWREGSQLSISSVNSKLDNKNDDDHADINELTLKPVPLKDESVQTLENLLNESGGERFKEKTHLEFTSFAGEEISHSTSAFIRNHDDTVYKNLDDIDKSNKRNSINYNIDKILSNIQTTLDEKKMKHKKKSPKKPTTNYRRLDNEKIFIDNYDDEKPRKDVQTIFENARINNKFNVRVPSPLRQYPDPNWTDSSLPTMSIAESNIV from the exons atgagtaGTCGATCAAGTAATCCAggaaaatcaataattagtaAAAGTGATtcacaaaatattgaaaaaagattgaaaataaattcatcaactcCCGCCAATAACAAACAG ATAAAAGAATCACCTGTTGCTCGTTTTAAAACTGGTGGTACAACAATTGAGGTTACAGTTAAAACACAAGATCATATTGAATCaccaaaaatgttaaata AACAAACAAGAAATACATTAAGAGGTATACATCAAAATCCACAAACATCAAGAAGTCAATCATCAAAAACATCAAGATTATGTACATCAACACAAGCAACAGatgcaaaaaaacaatttgacaaAAGTACATCACATAAATCTTATCATCCTCGAATTGATAAACTTATTGATACAATACCACAAAAGCtaccagcatcatcatcatcatcagcatcatcaaatTATTCAGCAATAAAAGTAATTGATAGCTCACAGCCAATAACTGTATTTGACAAAGGTATACAATGTGGTGGTATATTTGATTATTCATCTGGTAATTTAAGTATTTTCAATCCAGTAAGAACACTTGGTTTTTTAATGAAAGAATTAGAACTTTATGTACATGATGataaagcaaataaaattttaactgaaATGGAACAAGCTCTTCTAAGAATACCAACTGAACCAGGTAAAATAACACCAGAGGATCTAGAAGCAATAACAATgagaaataatttagaaataataacaacaaagcTAGCtgaaaaaagtaaacaaatggaaaaaatgtaTGAAGCACTTGTTAAAGATAAAGAAAGACTTGTTCAACAAACACGTGAACAATCATATCTTCTTGATCAAGCAAATAGACGTGAAAAtgaacttgaatatttaattaaaaaacttaaatgtGATTTAAATGatgcaaataatattattaaaaatgaacaaaataataaaaaaaaaattaatgatcttcaagatgttattaaaaaaatggaattaatacaaaatcaattaaaaaatgatttacatgaacaaaatgaaaattcacaaCAAGCATATTTTGATGTACAATAtcttaaattagaaaaagaaaaactttcaGCAATGTCATCATTTAAAGATTCACAACTTATTGATCATCGTAAAGCCATcaa aagtTTACAAAATCTTATTCACAATCAGCTGTTAACATTATCAAAAGAAAGTtcacttgatgataaatttgacAGTAATCATGATGCTTCAACAGTAATACGTGGTCAAGGTttagcatcatcatcacatgTATCACCAGAAAATTCAGTACCACCAGTAACATGGCGTGAAGGTTCACAGCTATCAATTTCAAGTGTTAATTCAAAattggataataaaaatgacgaTGATCATGCAGATATAAATGAACTGACATTAAAACCAGTACCATTAAAAGACGAATCAGTACaaacacttgaaaatttattaaatgaatctGGTGGTGAACGGTTTAAAGAAAAAACTCATTTAGAATTTACAAGTTTTGCTGGTGAAGAAATATCACATTCAACTTCAGCTTTTATACGTAATCATGATGATacagtttataaaaatttagatgacattgataaaagtaataaacgaaacagtattaattataatattgataaaattttgtcaaatataCAAACGacacttgatgaaaaaaaaatgaaacataaaaaaaaatcaccaaaaaaaCCAACGACAAATTATCGACGtttagataatgaaaaaatatttattgataattatgatgatgaaaaaccaCGTAAAGACGTACaaacaatatttgaaaatgcaagaattaataataaatttaatgttagAGTTCCAAGTCCATTACGACAATATCCAGATCCAAATTGGACTGATAGCTCTTTGCCAACAATGAGTATAGCTGaatcaaatattgtttaa
- the LOC122853125 gene encoding uncharacterized protein LOC122853125, with product MRHHNSGYLVHNGSDHHRAYSTDGEESHPGIREPSEYAVVHKSHSMIKPVGSVEKNHRSLYDKESEKRHGSRNGRGSDYSRDSPPNVHRHNGFGSEIYVSNGAYRATSDLSAIPSSKIDDRAPSHYSYGSARSGGSTIKTKTSRHGGIVVETMSTPNPFCPNTKGMCCLLLLLNLGLILVTLGFVIVVQFFEPIIVWILGIVFLIFGMMTLVGSLIYCVHVFKNAKHPHEVNPEDLYWTKHWQGHVGSAPEIHYKAGDKYPDDGASDRYSKYSTNYSDRRSNRY from the exons atgcGTCATCATAATAGTGGATATTTGGTGCATAATGGAAGTGATCATCATCGAGCTTATTCAACAGATGGTGAAGAAAGCCATCCAGGTATTCGAGAACCATCTGAATATGCTGTTGTTCACAAATCCCATTCAatg ataaaaccAGTTGgatctgttgaaaaaaatcacagatCATTGTATGATAAAGAAAGTGAAAAAAGACATGGATCAAGAAATGGAAGAGGATCTGATTATTCAAGAGATTCACCACCAAATGTTCATCGTCATAATGGTTTTGGATCAGAAATTTATGTTAGTAATGGTGCATACAGAGCTACATCTGATTTAAG tgCAATACCAAGTTCAAAAATTGATGACAGAGCACCAAGTCATTACAGTTATGGCTCAGCAAGATCTGGTGgttcaacaattaaaactaaaacatCAAGACATGGtggtattgttgttgaaacaATGTCAACACCAAATCCATTTTGTCCAAATACAAAAGGAAtgtgttgtttattattattacttaatTTGGGTCTCATTCTTGTGACACTTggttttgttattgttgtacaattttttgaacCAATTATTGTTTG gaTTCTTGGtatagtatttttaatatttggcATGATGACACTTGTTGgtagtttaatttattgtgtTCATGtgtttaaaaatgcaaaacatCCACATGAAGTTAATCCAGAAGATTTATATTGGACAAAACATTGGCAAGGACATGTTGGTTCTGCTCCTGAGATTCATTATAAAGCTGGTGATAAATATCCAGATGATGGTGCTAGCGATCGTTACAGTAAATACTCGACAAATTATTCTGATCGTCGTAGCAACAGATACTAA
- the LOC122853124 gene encoding activating transcription factor of chaperone isoform X2, translating into MAAICYSEPFADWLEQKVEFLFEDIPSPECGQNKPIVYPTIEKQQEQSSTTTQSLLQEFETVLGDVEACHQIYPGGHLTLTPPQSPPPPAAATDTSTGIFEKLTFQQPTDTEQLLLTLDSSNQQYSQDIQTETTQDNNTPMTKSYFSQISNGWNAENISLAPLVGDVDFELAAVDEYVRSCAEDMSPSSPSTSSNSSYNSDDSNDDPEWTINTSTSSSSNSDKYNNKQLNQRINKNRNKPYSRPAAVDKKIRKKEQNKNAATRYRQKKKAEIKEIVGEEQELIDHNEKLNDQVKDLQREIGYLKGLMRDLFKAKGLIK; encoded by the coding sequence aaCCATTTGCAGATTGGTTGGAACAAAAGGttgaatttttgtttgaaGATATACCATCACCAGAATGTGGACAAAACAAGCCAATTGTTTATCcaacaatagaaaaacaacaagaacaatCTTCAACTACAACTCAATCATTGTTACAAGAATTTGAAACAGTACTTGGTGATGTTGAAGCATGTCATCAAATATATCCAGGTGGTCATTTAACATTGACACCACCAcaatcaccaccaccaccagcagcagcaacagACACATCAAcaggaatttttgaaaaattaacatttcaaCAACCAACAGATACTGAGCAATTATTGCTAACACTTGATTCATCAAATCAACAATATTCACAAGATATACAAACAGAAACAACACAAGATAATAATACACCAATGACAAAATCATATTTTAGTCAAATATCAAATGGTTGGAATGctgaaaatatatcattagCACCACTTGTTGGTGATGTTGATTTTGAACTTGCTGCTGTTGATGAATATGTTAGATCATGTGCTGAAGATATGTCACCATCAAGTCCATCTACCAGTTCAAATAGCAGCTATAATTCTGATGATTCAAATGATGATCCTGAATGGACaataaatacatcaacaaGTTCCAGTAGTAATAgtgataaatacaataataaacaacttaATCAACGCATTAATAAAAATCGTAATAAGCCATATTCACGTCCAGCTGCTGTCGacaaaaaaatacgtaaaaaagaacaaaataaaaatgcagcAACACGTTATcgtcaaaagaaaaaagctgaaattaaagaaattgtCGGTGAAGAACAAGAATTAATTgatcataatgaaaaattaaatgatcaaGTTAAAGATTTACAACGTGAAATTGGATATTTAAAGGGTTTAATGCGTGATTTATTTAAAGCTAAAGGATTAATCAAGTAA